In Candidatus Cloacimonadota bacterium, the following proteins share a genomic window:
- a CDS encoding TatD family hydrolase — MLFIDTHSHLQFDSYDKDRDDVIAQAFSRGIKAIINIGIDEKTSRQAIELAHQYKNLFATAGWHPHDAKSYDENILRELLDDASIVALGEIGLDYFRNITPHDLQKNIFEAQLQVAKERDLPVVVHDRNAHIDVFEILKKYKPRGVVFHCFSGDYNFAREVLEQGWFISFTGSVTFDKGLYFGTIRDIPDDQYFVETDAPFLTPYPYRGKRNRPEYVEYIIQHIAEIKMKSPLEIARQTTENAENFFSLHKKLD; from the coding sequence ATGCTGTTCATAGACACCCATTCCCATTTGCAGTTTGATTCCTATGACAAAGACCGCGATGATGTGATCGCTCAAGCATTCTCAAGAGGGATTAAAGCTATCATCAATATAGGAATAGATGAGAAAACCTCGAGACAGGCGATTGAGCTTGCCCACCAATACAAAAACCTATTTGCAACTGCCGGTTGGCATCCCCATGATGCAAAGTCCTATGATGAGAACATTCTTCGGGAATTACTCGATGATGCATCGATCGTGGCACTTGGTGAGATCGGTCTTGATTATTTTCGAAATATCACACCTCATGATTTGCAAAAGAACATATTCGAAGCGCAGCTACAAGTTGCAAAAGAAAGAGATTTACCGGTCGTTGTCCATGACAGAAATGCTCATATCGATGTGTTTGAAATACTCAAGAAGTATAAACCTCGGGGAGTTGTGTTTCATTGTTTTTCGGGTGATTATAATTTTGCCCGTGAGGTGCTCGAGCAGGGCTGGTTCATTTCATTTACCGGCTCTGTTACCTTTGATAAAGGATTGTATTTTGGCACGATCCGAGACATACCAGATGACCAGTATTTTGTCGAAACCGATGCTCCTTTTCTCACTCCTTATCCATATCGTGGCAAGCGGAATAGACCGGAATATGTCGAATACATCATACAACATATTGCAGAAATCAAGATGAAAAGTCCTCTTGAAATAGCAAGGCAAACGACTGAAAATGCAGAAAATTTCTTCTCTTTGCATAAAAAACTTGATTAG